Proteins from a single region of Nomascus leucogenys isolate Asia chromosome 2, Asia_NLE_v1, whole genome shotgun sequence:
- the ATP2A1 gene encoding sarcoplasmic/endoplasmic reticulum calcium ATPase 1 isoform X2 — MEAAHAKTTEECLAYFGVSETTGLTPDQVKRNLEKYGPNELPAEEGKTLWELVIEQFEDLLVRILLLAACISFVLAWFEEGEETITAFVEPFVILLILIANAIVGVWQERNAENAIEALKEYEPEMGKVYRADRKSVQRIKARDIVPGDIVEVAVGDKVPADIRILAIKSTTLRVDQSILTGESVSVIKHTEPVPDPRAVNQDKKNMLFSGTNIAAGKALGIVATTGVSTEIGKIRDQMAATEQDKTPLQQKLDEFGEQLSKVISLICVAVWLINIGHFNDPVHGGSWFRGAIYYFKIAVALAVAAIPEGLPAVITTCLALGTRRMAKKNAIVRSLPSVETLGCTSVICSDKTGTLTTNQMSVCKMFIIDKVDGDICLLNEFSITGSTYAPEGEVLKNDKPVRPGQYDGLVELATICALCNDSSLDFNEAKGVYEKVGEATETALTTLVEKMNVFNTDVRSLSKVERANACNSVIRQLMKKEFTLEFSRDRKSMSVYCSPAKSSRAAVGNKMFVKGAPEGVIDRCNYVRVGTTRVPLTGPVKEKIMAVIKEWGTGRDTLRCLALATRDTPPKREEMVLDDSARFLEYETDLTFVGVVGMLDPPRKEVTGSIQLCRDAGIRVIMITGDNKGTAIAICRRIGIFGENEEVADRAYTGREFDDLPLAEQREACRRACCFARVEPSHKSKIVEYLQSYDEITAMTGDGVNDAPALKKAEIGIAMGSGTAVAKTASEMVLADDNFSTIVAAVEEGRAIYNNMKQFIRYLISSNVGEVVCIFLTAALGLPEALIPVQLLWVNLVTDGLPATALGFNPPDLDIMDRPPRSPKEPLISGWLFFRYMAIGGYVGAATVGAAAWWFLYAEDGPHVNYSQLTHFMQCTEDNTHFEGIDCEVFEAPEPMTMALSVLVTIEMCNALNSLSENQSLLRMPPWVNIWLLGSICLSMSLHFLILYVDPLPMIFKLRALDLTQWLMVLKISLPVIGLDEILKFIARNYLEG, encoded by the exons ATGGAGGCCGCTCATGCTAAAACCACGGAGGAATGTTTGGCCTATTTTGGGGTGAGTGAGACCACGGGCCTCACCCCGGACCAAGTTAAGCGGAATCTAGAGAAATACGGCCCCAATG AGCTCCCTGCTGAGGAAG GGAAGACCCTGTGGGAGCTGGTGATAGAGCAGTTTGAAGACCTCCTGGTGCGGATCCTCCTCCTGGCCGCATGCATTTCCTTC GTGCTGGCCTGGTTTGAGGAAGGTGAAGAGACCATCACGGCCTTTGTTGAACCTTTTGTCATCCTCTTGATCCTCATTGCCAATGCCATCGTGGGGGTTTGGCAG GAGCGGAACGCAGAGAATGCCATCGAGGCCCTGAAGGAGTATGAGCCAGAGATGGGGAAGGTCTACCGGGCTGACCGCAAGTCAGTGCAAAGGATCAAGGCTCGGGACATCGTCCCCGGGGACATCGTGGAGGTGGCTG TGGGGGACAAAGTCCCTGCAGATATCCGAATCCTCGCCATCAAATCCACCACGCTGCGGGTTGACCAGTCCATCCTGACAG GCGAGTCTGTATCTGTCATCAAGCACACAGAGCCCGTTCCTGACCCCCGAGCTGTCAACCAGGACAAGAAGAACATGCTTTTCTCG gGCACCAACATTGCAGCTGGCAAGGCCTTGGGCATCGTGGCCACCACCGGCGTAAGCACCGAGATTGGGAAGATCCGAGACCAAATGGCTGCCACAGAACAGGACAAGACCCCCTTGCAGCAGAAGCTGGATGAGTTTGGGGAGCAGCTCTCCAAGGTCATCTCCCTCATCTGTGTGGCTGTCTGGCTTATCAACATTGGCCACTTCAACGACCCTGTCCATGGGGGCTCCTGGTTCCGCGGGGCCATCTACTACTTTAAGATTGCCGTGGCCTTGGCTGTGGCTGCCATCCCCGAAG gtCTTCCTGCAGTCATCAccacctgcctggccctgggTACCCGTCGGATGGCAAAGAAGAACGCCATTGTAAGGAGCTTGCCCTCTGTAGAGACCCTGGGCTGCACCTCTGTCATCTGTTCCGACAAGACAGGCACCCTCACCACCAACCAGATGTCTGTCTGCAAG ATGTTTATCATTGACAAGGTGGATGGGGACATCTGCCTCCTGAATGAGTTCTCCATCACTGGCTCCACTTACGCTCCAGAGGGAGAGGT CTTGAAGAATGATAAGCCAGTCCGGCCAGGGCAGTATGACGGGCTGGTGGAGCTGGCCACCATCTGTGCCCTCTGCAATGACTCCTCCTTGGACTTCAATGAG GCCAAAGGTGTCTATGAGAAGGTCGGCGAGGCCACTGAGACAGCACTCACCACCCTGGTGGAGAAGATGAATGTGTTCAACACGGATGTGAGAAGCCTCTCGAAGGTGGAGAGAGCCAACGCCTGCAACTCG GTGATCCGCCAGCTAATGAAGAAGGAGTTCACCCTGGAGTTCTCCCGAGACAGAAAGTCCATGTCTGTCTATTGCTCCCCAGCCAAATCTTCCCGGGCTGCTGTGGGCAACAAGATGTTTGTCAAG GGTGCCCCCGAGGGCGTCATCGACCGCTGTAACTATGTGCGAGTTGGCACCACCCGGGTGCCACTGACGGGGCCGGTGAAGGAGAAGATCATGGCGGTGATCAAGGAGTGGGGCACTGGCCGGGACACCCTGCGCTGCTTGGCCCTGGCCACCCGGGACACCCCCCCCAAGCGAGAGGAAATGGTCCTGGATGACTCTGCCAGGTTCCTGGAGTATGAG ACGGACCTGACATTCGTGGGTGTAGTGGGCATGCTGGACCCTCCGCGCAAGGAGGTCACGGGCTCCATCCAGCTGTGCCGTGACGCCGGGATCCGGGTGATCATGATCACTGGGGACAACAAGGGCACAGCCATTGCCATCTGCCGGCGAATTGGCATCTTTGGGGAGAATGAGGAGGTGGCCGATCGCGCCTACACGGGCCGAGAGTTTGACGACCTGCCCCTGGCTGAACAGCGGGAAGCCTGCAGACGTGCCTGCTGCTTCGCCCGCGTGGAGCCCTCGCACAAGTCCAAGATTGTGGAGTACCTGCAGTCCTACGATGAGATCACAGCCATG acagGTGATGGCGTCAATGACGCCCCTGCCCTGAAGAAGGCCGAGATTGGCATTGCCATGGGATCTGGCACCGCCGTGGCCAAGACTGCCTCCGAGATGGTGCTGGCCGACGACAACTTCTCCACCATCGTAGCTGCTGTGGAGGAGGGCCGCGCCATCTACAACAACATGAAGCAGTTCATCCGCTACCTCATTTCCTCCAACGTGGGCGAGGTGGTCTG CATCTTCCTGACCGCTGCCCTGGGGCTGCCCGAGGCCCTGATCccggtgcagctgctgtgggtgaACTTGGTGACTGACGGGCTCCCAGCCACAGCCCTGGGCTTCAACCCACCAGACCTGGACATCATGGACCGCCCCCCCCGGAGCCCCAAGGAGCCCCTCATCAGTGGCTGGCTCTTCTTCCGCTACATGGCAATTGGGG GCTATGTGGGTGCAGCCACCGTGGGAGCAGCTGCCTGGTGGTTCCTGTACGCTGAGGACGGGCCTCATGTCAACTACAGCCAGCTG ACTCACTTCATGCAGTGCACCGAGGACAACACCCACTTCGAGGGCATAGACTGTGAGGTCTTCGAGGCCCCCGAGCCCATGACCATGGCCCTGTCTGTGCTGGTGACCATCGAGATGTGCAATGCACTCAACAG CCTGTCCGAGAACCAGTCCCTGCTGCGGATGCCACCCTGGGTGAACATCTGGCTGCTGGGCTCCATCTGCCTCTCCATGTCCCTGCACTTCCTCATCCTCTATGTTGACCCCCTGCCG ATGATCTTCAAGCTCCGGGCCCTGGACCTCACCCAGTGGCTCATGGTCCTCAAGATCTCACTGCCAGTCATTGGGCTCGACGAAATCCTCAAGTTCATTGCTCGGAACTACCTAGAGG GATAA
- the ATP2A1 gene encoding sarcoplasmic/endoplasmic reticulum calcium ATPase 1 isoform X1 — protein sequence MEAAHAKTTEECLAYFGVSETTGLTPDQVKRNLEKYGPNELPAEEGKTLWELVIEQFEDLLVRILLLAACISFVLAWFEEGEETITAFVEPFVILLILIANAIVGVWQERNAENAIEALKEYEPEMGKVYRADRKSVQRIKARDIVPGDIVEVAVGDKVPADIRILAIKSTTLRVDQSILTGESVSVIKHTEPVPDPRAVNQDKKNMLFSGTNIAAGKALGIVATTGVSTEIGKIRDQMAATEQDKTPLQQKLDEFGEQLSKVISLICVAVWLINIGHFNDPVHGGSWFRGAIYYFKIAVALAVAAIPEGLPAVITTCLALGTRRMAKKNAIVRSLPSVETLGCTSVICSDKTGTLTTNQMSVCKMFIIDKVDGDICLLNEFSITGSTYAPEGEVLKNDKPVRPGQYDGLVELATICALCNDSSLDFNEAKGVYEKVGEATETALTTLVEKMNVFNTDVRSLSKVERANACNSVIRQLMKKEFTLEFSRDRKSMSVYCSPAKSSRAAVGNKMFVKGAPEGVIDRCNYVRVGTTRVPLTGPVKEKIMAVIKEWGTGRDTLRCLALATRDTPPKREEMVLDDSARFLEYETDLTFVGVVGMLDPPRKEVTGSIQLCRDAGIRVIMITGDNKGTAIAICRRIGIFGENEEVADRAYTGREFDDLPLAEQREACRRACCFARVEPSHKSKIVEYLQSYDEITAMTGDGVNDAPALKKAEIGIAMGSGTAVAKTASEMVLADDNFSTIVAAVEEGRAIYNNMKQFIRYLISSNVGEVVCIFLTAALGLPEALIPVQLLWVNLVTDGLPATALGFNPPDLDIMDRPPRSPKEPLISGWLFFRYMAIGGYVGAATVGAAAWWFLYAEDGPHVNYSQLTHFMQCTEDNTHFEGIDCEVFEAPEPMTMALSVLVTIEMCNALNSLSENQSLLRMPPWVNIWLLGSICLSMSLHFLILYVDPLPMIFKLRALDLTQWLMVLKISLPVIGLDEILKFIARNYLEDPEDERRK from the exons ATGGAGGCCGCTCATGCTAAAACCACGGAGGAATGTTTGGCCTATTTTGGGGTGAGTGAGACCACGGGCCTCACCCCGGACCAAGTTAAGCGGAATCTAGAGAAATACGGCCCCAATG AGCTCCCTGCTGAGGAAG GGAAGACCCTGTGGGAGCTGGTGATAGAGCAGTTTGAAGACCTCCTGGTGCGGATCCTCCTCCTGGCCGCATGCATTTCCTTC GTGCTGGCCTGGTTTGAGGAAGGTGAAGAGACCATCACGGCCTTTGTTGAACCTTTTGTCATCCTCTTGATCCTCATTGCCAATGCCATCGTGGGGGTTTGGCAG GAGCGGAACGCAGAGAATGCCATCGAGGCCCTGAAGGAGTATGAGCCAGAGATGGGGAAGGTCTACCGGGCTGACCGCAAGTCAGTGCAAAGGATCAAGGCTCGGGACATCGTCCCCGGGGACATCGTGGAGGTGGCTG TGGGGGACAAAGTCCCTGCAGATATCCGAATCCTCGCCATCAAATCCACCACGCTGCGGGTTGACCAGTCCATCCTGACAG GCGAGTCTGTATCTGTCATCAAGCACACAGAGCCCGTTCCTGACCCCCGAGCTGTCAACCAGGACAAGAAGAACATGCTTTTCTCG gGCACCAACATTGCAGCTGGCAAGGCCTTGGGCATCGTGGCCACCACCGGCGTAAGCACCGAGATTGGGAAGATCCGAGACCAAATGGCTGCCACAGAACAGGACAAGACCCCCTTGCAGCAGAAGCTGGATGAGTTTGGGGAGCAGCTCTCCAAGGTCATCTCCCTCATCTGTGTGGCTGTCTGGCTTATCAACATTGGCCACTTCAACGACCCTGTCCATGGGGGCTCCTGGTTCCGCGGGGCCATCTACTACTTTAAGATTGCCGTGGCCTTGGCTGTGGCTGCCATCCCCGAAG gtCTTCCTGCAGTCATCAccacctgcctggccctgggTACCCGTCGGATGGCAAAGAAGAACGCCATTGTAAGGAGCTTGCCCTCTGTAGAGACCCTGGGCTGCACCTCTGTCATCTGTTCCGACAAGACAGGCACCCTCACCACCAACCAGATGTCTGTCTGCAAG ATGTTTATCATTGACAAGGTGGATGGGGACATCTGCCTCCTGAATGAGTTCTCCATCACTGGCTCCACTTACGCTCCAGAGGGAGAGGT CTTGAAGAATGATAAGCCAGTCCGGCCAGGGCAGTATGACGGGCTGGTGGAGCTGGCCACCATCTGTGCCCTCTGCAATGACTCCTCCTTGGACTTCAATGAG GCCAAAGGTGTCTATGAGAAGGTCGGCGAGGCCACTGAGACAGCACTCACCACCCTGGTGGAGAAGATGAATGTGTTCAACACGGATGTGAGAAGCCTCTCGAAGGTGGAGAGAGCCAACGCCTGCAACTCG GTGATCCGCCAGCTAATGAAGAAGGAGTTCACCCTGGAGTTCTCCCGAGACAGAAAGTCCATGTCTGTCTATTGCTCCCCAGCCAAATCTTCCCGGGCTGCTGTGGGCAACAAGATGTTTGTCAAG GGTGCCCCCGAGGGCGTCATCGACCGCTGTAACTATGTGCGAGTTGGCACCACCCGGGTGCCACTGACGGGGCCGGTGAAGGAGAAGATCATGGCGGTGATCAAGGAGTGGGGCACTGGCCGGGACACCCTGCGCTGCTTGGCCCTGGCCACCCGGGACACCCCCCCCAAGCGAGAGGAAATGGTCCTGGATGACTCTGCCAGGTTCCTGGAGTATGAG ACGGACCTGACATTCGTGGGTGTAGTGGGCATGCTGGACCCTCCGCGCAAGGAGGTCACGGGCTCCATCCAGCTGTGCCGTGACGCCGGGATCCGGGTGATCATGATCACTGGGGACAACAAGGGCACAGCCATTGCCATCTGCCGGCGAATTGGCATCTTTGGGGAGAATGAGGAGGTGGCCGATCGCGCCTACACGGGCCGAGAGTTTGACGACCTGCCCCTGGCTGAACAGCGGGAAGCCTGCAGACGTGCCTGCTGCTTCGCCCGCGTGGAGCCCTCGCACAAGTCCAAGATTGTGGAGTACCTGCAGTCCTACGATGAGATCACAGCCATG acagGTGATGGCGTCAATGACGCCCCTGCCCTGAAGAAGGCCGAGATTGGCATTGCCATGGGATCTGGCACCGCCGTGGCCAAGACTGCCTCCGAGATGGTGCTGGCCGACGACAACTTCTCCACCATCGTAGCTGCTGTGGAGGAGGGCCGCGCCATCTACAACAACATGAAGCAGTTCATCCGCTACCTCATTTCCTCCAACGTGGGCGAGGTGGTCTG CATCTTCCTGACCGCTGCCCTGGGGCTGCCCGAGGCCCTGATCccggtgcagctgctgtgggtgaACTTGGTGACTGACGGGCTCCCAGCCACAGCCCTGGGCTTCAACCCACCAGACCTGGACATCATGGACCGCCCCCCCCGGAGCCCCAAGGAGCCCCTCATCAGTGGCTGGCTCTTCTTCCGCTACATGGCAATTGGGG GCTATGTGGGTGCAGCCACCGTGGGAGCAGCTGCCTGGTGGTTCCTGTACGCTGAGGACGGGCCTCATGTCAACTACAGCCAGCTG ACTCACTTCATGCAGTGCACCGAGGACAACACCCACTTCGAGGGCATAGACTGTGAGGTCTTCGAGGCCCCCGAGCCCATGACCATGGCCCTGTCTGTGCTGGTGACCATCGAGATGTGCAATGCACTCAACAG CCTGTCCGAGAACCAGTCCCTGCTGCGGATGCCACCCTGGGTGAACATCTGGCTGCTGGGCTCCATCTGCCTCTCCATGTCCCTGCACTTCCTCATCCTCTATGTTGACCCCCTGCCG ATGATCTTCAAGCTCCGGGCCCTGGACCTCACCCAGTGGCTCATGGTCCTCAAGATCTCACTGCCAGTCATTGGGCTCGACGAAATCCTCAAGTTCATTGCTCGGAACTACCTAGAGG ATCCAGAAGATGAAAGAAGGAAGTGA
- the ATP2A1 gene encoding sarcoplasmic/endoplasmic reticulum calcium ATPase 1 isoform X3 codes for MGKVYRADRKSVQRIKARDIVPGDIVEVAVGDKVPADIRILAIKSTTLRVDQSILTGESVSVIKHTEPVPDPRAVNQDKKNMLFSGTNIAAGKALGIVATTGVSTEIGKIRDQMAATEQDKTPLQQKLDEFGEQLSKVISLICVAVWLINIGHFNDPVHGGSWFRGAIYYFKIAVALAVAAIPEGLPAVITTCLALGTRRMAKKNAIVRSLPSVETLGCTSVICSDKTGTLTTNQMSVCKMFIIDKVDGDICLLNEFSITGSTYAPEGEVLKNDKPVRPGQYDGLVELATICALCNDSSLDFNEAKGVYEKVGEATETALTTLVEKMNVFNTDVRSLSKVERANACNSVIRQLMKKEFTLEFSRDRKSMSVYCSPAKSSRAAVGNKMFVKGAPEGVIDRCNYVRVGTTRVPLTGPVKEKIMAVIKEWGTGRDTLRCLALATRDTPPKREEMVLDDSARFLEYETDLTFVGVVGMLDPPRKEVTGSIQLCRDAGIRVIMITGDNKGTAIAICRRIGIFGENEEVADRAYTGREFDDLPLAEQREACRRACCFARVEPSHKSKIVEYLQSYDEITAMTGDGVNDAPALKKAEIGIAMGSGTAVAKTASEMVLADDNFSTIVAAVEEGRAIYNNMKQFIRYLISSNVGEVVCIFLTAALGLPEALIPVQLLWVNLVTDGLPATALGFNPPDLDIMDRPPRSPKEPLISGWLFFRYMAIGGYVGAATVGAAAWWFLYAEDGPHVNYSQLTHFMQCTEDNTHFEGIDCEVFEAPEPMTMALSVLVTIEMCNALNSLSENQSLLRMPPWVNIWLLGSICLSMSLHFLILYVDPLPMIFKLRALDLTQWLMVLKISLPVIGLDEILKFIARNYLEG; via the exons ATGGGGAAGGTCTACCGGGCTGACCGCAAGTCAGTGCAAAGGATCAAGGCTCGGGACATCGTCCCCGGGGACATCGTGGAGGTGGCTG TGGGGGACAAAGTCCCTGCAGATATCCGAATCCTCGCCATCAAATCCACCACGCTGCGGGTTGACCAGTCCATCCTGACAG GCGAGTCTGTATCTGTCATCAAGCACACAGAGCCCGTTCCTGACCCCCGAGCTGTCAACCAGGACAAGAAGAACATGCTTTTCTCG gGCACCAACATTGCAGCTGGCAAGGCCTTGGGCATCGTGGCCACCACCGGCGTAAGCACCGAGATTGGGAAGATCCGAGACCAAATGGCTGCCACAGAACAGGACAAGACCCCCTTGCAGCAGAAGCTGGATGAGTTTGGGGAGCAGCTCTCCAAGGTCATCTCCCTCATCTGTGTGGCTGTCTGGCTTATCAACATTGGCCACTTCAACGACCCTGTCCATGGGGGCTCCTGGTTCCGCGGGGCCATCTACTACTTTAAGATTGCCGTGGCCTTGGCTGTGGCTGCCATCCCCGAAG gtCTTCCTGCAGTCATCAccacctgcctggccctgggTACCCGTCGGATGGCAAAGAAGAACGCCATTGTAAGGAGCTTGCCCTCTGTAGAGACCCTGGGCTGCACCTCTGTCATCTGTTCCGACAAGACAGGCACCCTCACCACCAACCAGATGTCTGTCTGCAAG ATGTTTATCATTGACAAGGTGGATGGGGACATCTGCCTCCTGAATGAGTTCTCCATCACTGGCTCCACTTACGCTCCAGAGGGAGAGGT CTTGAAGAATGATAAGCCAGTCCGGCCAGGGCAGTATGACGGGCTGGTGGAGCTGGCCACCATCTGTGCCCTCTGCAATGACTCCTCCTTGGACTTCAATGAG GCCAAAGGTGTCTATGAGAAGGTCGGCGAGGCCACTGAGACAGCACTCACCACCCTGGTGGAGAAGATGAATGTGTTCAACACGGATGTGAGAAGCCTCTCGAAGGTGGAGAGAGCCAACGCCTGCAACTCG GTGATCCGCCAGCTAATGAAGAAGGAGTTCACCCTGGAGTTCTCCCGAGACAGAAAGTCCATGTCTGTCTATTGCTCCCCAGCCAAATCTTCCCGGGCTGCTGTGGGCAACAAGATGTTTGTCAAG GGTGCCCCCGAGGGCGTCATCGACCGCTGTAACTATGTGCGAGTTGGCACCACCCGGGTGCCACTGACGGGGCCGGTGAAGGAGAAGATCATGGCGGTGATCAAGGAGTGGGGCACTGGCCGGGACACCCTGCGCTGCTTGGCCCTGGCCACCCGGGACACCCCCCCCAAGCGAGAGGAAATGGTCCTGGATGACTCTGCCAGGTTCCTGGAGTATGAG ACGGACCTGACATTCGTGGGTGTAGTGGGCATGCTGGACCCTCCGCGCAAGGAGGTCACGGGCTCCATCCAGCTGTGCCGTGACGCCGGGATCCGGGTGATCATGATCACTGGGGACAACAAGGGCACAGCCATTGCCATCTGCCGGCGAATTGGCATCTTTGGGGAGAATGAGGAGGTGGCCGATCGCGCCTACACGGGCCGAGAGTTTGACGACCTGCCCCTGGCTGAACAGCGGGAAGCCTGCAGACGTGCCTGCTGCTTCGCCCGCGTGGAGCCCTCGCACAAGTCCAAGATTGTGGAGTACCTGCAGTCCTACGATGAGATCACAGCCATG acagGTGATGGCGTCAATGACGCCCCTGCCCTGAAGAAGGCCGAGATTGGCATTGCCATGGGATCTGGCACCGCCGTGGCCAAGACTGCCTCCGAGATGGTGCTGGCCGACGACAACTTCTCCACCATCGTAGCTGCTGTGGAGGAGGGCCGCGCCATCTACAACAACATGAAGCAGTTCATCCGCTACCTCATTTCCTCCAACGTGGGCGAGGTGGTCTG CATCTTCCTGACCGCTGCCCTGGGGCTGCCCGAGGCCCTGATCccggtgcagctgctgtgggtgaACTTGGTGACTGACGGGCTCCCAGCCACAGCCCTGGGCTTCAACCCACCAGACCTGGACATCATGGACCGCCCCCCCCGGAGCCCCAAGGAGCCCCTCATCAGTGGCTGGCTCTTCTTCCGCTACATGGCAATTGGGG GCTATGTGGGTGCAGCCACCGTGGGAGCAGCTGCCTGGTGGTTCCTGTACGCTGAGGACGGGCCTCATGTCAACTACAGCCAGCTG ACTCACTTCATGCAGTGCACCGAGGACAACACCCACTTCGAGGGCATAGACTGTGAGGTCTTCGAGGCCCCCGAGCCCATGACCATGGCCCTGTCTGTGCTGGTGACCATCGAGATGTGCAATGCACTCAACAG CCTGTCCGAGAACCAGTCCCTGCTGCGGATGCCACCCTGGGTGAACATCTGGCTGCTGGGCTCCATCTGCCTCTCCATGTCCCTGCACTTCCTCATCCTCTATGTTGACCCCCTGCCG ATGATCTTCAAGCTCCGGGCCCTGGACCTCACCCAGTGGCTCATGGTCCTCAAGATCTCACTGCCAGTCATTGGGCTCGACGAAATCCTCAAGTTCATTGCTCGGAACTACCTAGAGG GATAA